In Dioscorea cayenensis subsp. rotundata cultivar TDr96_F1 chromosome 11, TDr96_F1_v2_PseudoChromosome.rev07_lg8_w22 25.fasta, whole genome shotgun sequence, a single genomic region encodes these proteins:
- the LOC120271641 gene encoding leucine-rich repeat receptor-like kinase protein THICK TASSEL DWARF1 encodes TSNTQKPTTQLTPLPLSRFHPSIYPSIHHPTIPIYSHSTLPTFLSIPNLPMHPTMNHLLLLLLLLLLLHSFTFSSSSPMSDLQTLLDLKSSMLSSSGSGLHNWHSTVLPPAHCSFSGVTCDSNSNVISLNISFTPLHGILPSSISNLSHLINLTLSSNPLTGPLPPSLSLLPSLRLLNLSNNNFTGPFLTSLPPRLEILDVYNNNFSGLLPSFLSYLPFLRYLHLGGNYFTGDIPEDFCRIAKLQYLGLNGNSLTGKIPPCLSLLSELRHMYIGYFNQYEGGVPPELGELSLLIRLDLAGCNLSGPIPPSLGRLKHLDTLFLHKNNLSGDIPPELGSLPSLQSLDLSNNDLTGEIPDSFENLTQLKLLNLFRNHLHGRIPPFIGEFPNLEVLQVWENNFTFELPDRLGLNGRLLNLDVTMNRLTGTIPPGLCSGRKLQTLVLMENFFFGPIPSQLGECKSLTHVRLSKNFLNGTIPAGLFDLPNADMLEFSDNFLSGEIPATIAGDKLGMILLSNNMISGPIPSSIRNLPALQALSLDANRITGGIPPEIGDLQQLSKLNLSGNDLSGEIPPNLARCSYLASIDLSRNNLVGEIPSEVSSLKILSVLNLSRNQLSGEVPPEFQKMQSLTTLDLSFNHFSGEIPAAGQYLLFNESSFDGNPGLCGGPLRTTPCDPNLNAAGSKRKRSGPFDTSHLIIICSFLFTLMITVAAVKAYNVWNEKRKASTGWKLTAFQRLDLTVDDVMECLKEDNVIGKGGAGIVYRGSMRSGTEMAIKRLVGRGCGGEHDRGFTAEVTTLGRIRHRNIVRLLGFVSSRDANLLLYEYMPNGSLGEMLHSAKGAHLGWEARYRIAGEAARGLCYLHHDCSPLIIHRDVKSNNILLDSNLEAHVADFGLAKFFRDTGASECMSSIAGSYGYIAPEYAYTLRVDEKSDVYSFGVVLLELITGRRPVGGFGDGVDIVQWVHKMTGDPPEVNNPAAVLAIVDRRLAHNPLDKIMNLFKVAMLCVEEKSVVRPTMRELVHMLDNPTTTIPSLASPDLLVI; translated from the exons ACCTCCAATACTCAAAAACCCACCACTCAACTCACTCCACTCCCCCTCTCCCGATTCCATCCATCCATctatccatccatccatcaccCCACTATCCCCATATATTCCCATTCCACCCTCCCTACTTTTCTCTCCATCCCCAACCTCCCCATGCATCCAACCATgaaccacctcctcctcctcctcctcctcctcctccttctccactCCTtcaccttctcctcctcctctcccaTGTCTGACCTCCAAACCCTTCTCGACCTCAAGTCCTCCATGCTCTCCTCTTCCGGCTCCGGCCTCCACAACTGGCACTCCACAGTCCTTCCCCCTGCCCACTGCTCCTTCTCCGGCGTCACCTGTGACTCTAACTCCAACGTCATCTCCCTCAACATCTCCTTCACTCCTCTCCACGGCATCCTCCCTTCCTCCATCTCCAACCTCTCCCATCTCATCAACCTCACTCTCTCCTCCAACCCTCTCACTGGCCCTCTCCCTCCTTCCCTCTCTCTCCTCCCCTCTCTCCGCCTCCTCAACCTCTCTAACAACAACTTCACCGGCCCTTTCCTTACCTCTCTCCCTCCTCGCCTTGAAATCCTCGACGTTTACAACAACAACTTCTCCGGCCTCCTCCCTTCGTTTCTCTCATATCTTCCCTTTCTTCGCTACCTCCATCTCGGCGGCAACTACTTCACCGGCGATATCCCTGAAGACTTCTGCCGCATTGCCAAGCTTCAGTATCTCGGCTTGAATGGCAACAGCCTAACCGGCAAGATCCCTCCTTGTCTCAGCCTCTTGTCGGAGCTCCGTCACATGTACATCGGCTACTTTAATCAGTACGAAGGTGGCGTTCCGCCGGAGCTTGGAGAGCTTTCTTTGCTCATCCGTCTCGACCTTGCCGGCTGCAACCTCTCCGGCCCGATTCCCCCGTCTCTCGGCCGTCTCAAACATCTCGACACTCTTTTCCTTCATAAGAACAATCTCTCCGGCGATATCCCGCCGGAGCTCGGTTCCCTCCCGAGTCTCCAATCTCTGGATCTCTCCAACAACGACCTCACCGGAGAAATCCCTGATAGCTTCGAGAACCTCACGCAACTCAAGCTTTTGAATCTATTTCGAAACCATCTTCACGGTCGAATCCCACCGTTCATCGGAGAGTTTCCGAATCTCGAGGTACTTCAGGTCTGGGAGAATAACTTCACCTTCGAGCTCCCTGATCGCCTTGGCCTCAACGGTCGGTTACTCAACCTCGACGTCACCATGAACCGCCTCACCGGAACCATCCCTCCGGGGCTCTGTTCCGGCAGGAAGCTTCAAACCCTAGTTCTAATGGAGAACTTCTTCTTCGGTCCCATCCCGTCCCAGCTCGGCGAGTGCAAGTCTCTGACTCACGTTCGTCTCTCCAAGAATTTCCTTAATGGAACGATTCCCGCCGGCTTGTTTGATCTCCCGAATGCCGACATGCTCGAGTTCAGTGACAACTTCCTCTCCGGCGAGATACCAGCGACCATCGCCGGCGATAAGCTGGGAATGATCCTCCTTTCCAATAACATGATCTCCGGCCCGATTCCATCCTCCATCAGGAATCTCCCTGCCCTCCAGGCCTTATCCCTCGATGCCAACCGGATCACCGGCGGGATTCCACCGGAGATCGGCGATTTACAGCAGCTTTCAAAGCTAAACCTGAGCGGAAACGATCTCTCCGGCGAGATCCCTCCAAATCTCGCCCGATGCTCTTACCTAGCCTCCATCGATCTCAGCCGCAACAATCTCGTCGGCGAGATCCCATCGGAGGTCAGCTCTCTAAAGATCCTCAGCGTTCTGAATCTCTCCAGAAACCAGCTCTCCGGCGAGGTCCCGCCGGAGTTCCAGAAGATGCAGAGCTTGACCACCCTCGACCTCTCCTTCAATCACTTCTCCGGCGAGATCCCGGCCGCCGGCCAGTACCTCCTGTTCAACGAGAGCTCCTTCGACGGCAACCCAGGCCTCTGCGGCGGCCCGCTCCGTACAACCCCATGTGACCCGAATCTTAACGCAGCCGGATCCAAAAGAAAGCGATCCGGACCGTTCGATACATCACATCTCATCATCATCTGTTCCTTCTTGTTCACGTTAATGATAACAGTCGCCGCCGTGAAGGCGTATAACGTTTGGAACGAAAAGAGGAAAGCTTCAACAGGGTGGAAACTAACGGCGTTTCAAAGGCTTGACTTGACGGTGGATGACGTCATGGAgtgtttaaaagaggataacGTCATCGGTAAAGGTGGCGCGGGAATAGTGTACCGTGGGAGCATGAGATCAGGGACGGAGATGGCGATCAAACGGTTGGTAGGTCGAGGGTGTGGCGGTGAGCATGATCGAGGGTTCACCGCGGAGGTGACGACACTGGGACGAATACGGCACCGTAACATAGTGAGGCTCCTAGGTTTCGTTTCAAGCCGAGACGCGAACTTGCTGCTCTACGAGTACATGCCGAACGGGAGCTTGGGCGAGATGCTGCACAGCGCGAAGGGGGCGCATCTCGGGTGGGAAGCGCGGTACCGGATAGCCGGAGAGGCGGCGCGAGGGCTGTGTTATTTGCACCACGATTGCTCGCCGTTGATCATACATAGGGATGTGAAATCAAACAACATCTTGCTGGATTCGAACCTTGAGGCACACGTGGCGGATTTTGGGCTGGCGAAGTTCTTCAGAGACACTGGTGCGTCTGAATGCATGTCGTCTATTGCCGGCTCTTATGGTTACATCGCGCCAG AGTATGCATACACTTTGCGAGTGGATGAGAAGAGTGATGTATATAGCTTTGGAGTCGTACTTCTTGAGCTGATAACAGGTAGGCGACCGGTTGGGGGATTCGGGGATGGTGTGGACATTGTCCAGTGGGTTCATAAGATGACAGGAGACCCACCGGAGGTCAACAATCCTGCAGCGGTGCTTGCCATTGTCGACCGGAGGCTTGCACATAACCCTTTGGACAAGATCATGAACCTGTTTAAGGTGGCTATGTTATGTGTGGAGGAGAAAAGTGTGGTTAGACCCACAATGAGGGAGCTGGTCCATATGCTTGATAACCCTACTACTACTATTCCATCACTAGCATCCCCTGATCTCCTTGTCATTTGA